In one window of Eleutherodactylus coqui strain aEleCoq1 chromosome 10, aEleCoq1.hap1, whole genome shotgun sequence DNA:
- the LOC136580397 gene encoding death domain-containing protein CRADD-like, whose product MMDPQHRNILRRLRVELCSQAIADGLVPQYLFQESIITSEQLEEITSQATSQRRAMKLLDVLPTRGPRAFHFFLESLSEFPWIRNKLDQICKESQVEKTVDLPNNIKDICPTDRQLSLLADHLGAEWEKVLGYLGLDHVELYKCKIQHPYCLHSQAMEGLVKWKQQMGHKATMQCLWQALQAAEVHPPALTDLLQ is encoded by the coding sequence ATGATGGATCCTCAACACCGCAACATCCTCAGAAGACTGCGAGTAGAGCTGTGCTCGCAGGCGATCGCCGACGGACTCGTGCCGCAGTACTTGTTTCAGGAAAGTATCATCACAAGTGAGCAACTCGAGGAGATCACCTCGCAGGCCACCAGTCAGAGGCGGGCCATGAAGCTGCTGGATGTTCTTCCCACCCGAGGGCCGAGGGCATTTCACTTCTTCTTAGAGTCTTTATCTGAATTTCCATGGATCCGTAATAAATTAGACCAAATATGCAAAGAAAGTCAGGTGGAAAAAACAGTAGATCTTCCCAATAACATCAAGGACATCTGCCCAACTGATAGACAGCTGAGCCTTCTGGCGGATCACTTAGGTGCAGAATGGGAGAAAGTACTTGGCTATCTGGGACTGGACCATGTGGAGCTCTACAAGTGTAAGATCCAGCATCCTTACTGCTTGCACTCACAAGCAATGGAGGGACTGGTGAAATGGAAACAGCAGATGGGACATAAAGCAACAATGCAGTGTCTGTGGCAGGCGTTACAAGCTGCGGAAGTGCATCCTCCAGCATTGACTGACTTGCTGCAATGA